The Gopherus evgoodei ecotype Sinaloan lineage chromosome 4, rGopEvg1_v1.p, whole genome shotgun sequence nucleotide sequence CAAATCGTAGCTGGGAAGAGAATACTTCAACTTCAAATAGCTCTAACATTACACAGAAAAGATGGGTAGTAGAGAGGTCTCCAAGATAAAATATTACAAATCACATCAAAAGCAGCTTACAGTTCTTCTGTTGTAACTGAATTCACACTACATAAAAATTGCGGCTCAGTCACGGATTTTCAGTGTTAGTAAGCCATTTTTTTAATGGACTCAGCAGTAAATATAGTAAAAGTGATTTTTAGGACTTGCACATCGGTGTTAATAACTATTACAGGCCCAAAGATAGATAGTGAATATAATCAAGAAACCCAACTCAGCATCAAGGCAGTGGCAGTGGATATAATgtaggtaggacaagtagtaatgaaCTTAATCTACAGCAAAGGAAATTAGGTTATGTTAGATAGTTATCCTTAttattagaaactttttcctgCTAAGTACTAAAATATGTTACTGAAAGAGGCTGTGGAATTtatgtcattggaggtttttaagaacaagtgaGAAACTACCTGTGAGGAATGGTCTAGGTATAATTTTGTCCTCCTCAGCAAagagggatggactagataacTTCCTGAAGTCcactccagccctacatttctatgattctctaacTAAAGGATCTAGACTTCGGCTGTACCCAAATTATGTCCATTTCAAAACAGAAGAGAATGAATTCAGGTATTTATACAAGTTTGAATATTCTGGCTTTCAGGAATTTGGCATTTGGTAGTAGGTCAAGCATCCCAAATGTTTTAAATTGCACTCAAACCCCCTCGCAGAGAAACTGATGCCGACAAATCAAAGCAAGAAACTGATGCAgtcctagtcagtttcactgtgatGGGCAGAGGAGAGGGGTAGGTGGCTATGCAGAAAAGAGCCTCACCTCCTCTTTCTAAGAGCATTCAGCTACAGCAGAGGTCTGCTACTGTGGTCTAGCAGAAGCTGCAGAGTGAAACTAATTACGGCAGAGACCGAGGAAGGGGTCTGACACAAAAAAGTTGTCACACAGAGGAAGACCCAGATAAACCAAAGATGAGCTTGGTCCAGTGTTCCACAGGTAGCACAGTGATCCAAAGCAAAGTTAGTCACTCTGTGGCAGTATGGACAGTGAAGTCACATAGCATGAAATAATATTTGTGATCCTAAAGCAagttaaacaaaacagaacatctcattcatctctaatttctaatTATAGTGATAAGCCACGGAAGTGTTGCTCATGATTTATGACAACACACAAATGCCTCAGTGGGATTGGCACAGCCTGAGTACACAACTCTAGATATATGTTAATATCAGGGCTTTCACTCActtcttcattttttgttttatccAGAGGAGGTTTAGGTGCTTTGATTTTCTCTTCCACGTCTCCAACCGAAGCAGTCTGATTTCCTGGTTCAGAAGCCGTAGCCAGGCTGTCTGGCTCTGGAGTCAAACTCTGTCCTGCCACACAGCCAAGCAGAGGAAGACTCCCCTGCATTATGAACTGAACTGTGGGCTGACTGACTGGTGCATAGGGTGGCAGACTTGAGGGCAGAGGTGGTGTCAAAGGTATGTTTTGACTGTATACCTGTGAAATAGAGACACTCTTTGGCAAATGCTTCTTGATATCACAGTGCAGAAAAGCAGAGTTTAGGGAATTTAAAAGCAGCTTTTACCTACTGAAACAGAGAAGTGACTTACTGCTAAACATTTCTTTAAGTCAAAAGGATTGGGGTTTCCATGCCACAGCAAGACTTCTGTGCTCCAGCAGCCAGCACTACTCCTACTCAACTTCTCACAGGGTGGGCAGCACAGATGGACAAGCATAAATAGTATGAACCGTGGCCAGAAAGCTGGGTTTTACAGCACGACAATTTGTTCCCCAAAAGCAAGATTTAGGGGGTGCAAATAAATGCTGGAAAGCAGAAGTTATAAGTATATTGCAAAGTAAAGGAATgaactttgatttttaaatataagTGTGAGGACGGTTTGAAGAAATAAGCAGTTACTGGATTGCTGAAGCGCATGGGCTGTATGGAATGTACTACACGcagaggaaggggcggggcacaACGAGGTCACGGATGAGGTGGAATGGCCTTCCATGACACTTCGCTTCTGGAGTGGGAACCAACCTGAGAAGAATCTAGATCAGGAAACATAGGCTCAGGAATCATATAATTGGTTGGAGGAGGCTCATTTAACTGCACCTGATTTAATGTTTGGCTCAAGTCCTCTGCTTTCCAGGCCCCTTCCTTTGCTCTCTGAAGTTTGTAAAACGGCACCCCTAAAATTCCcaagaaaaaaagcatttaagAACAGTGATAAACCCAATACATCACAAGTACAAAGTGAGCTGTAAGAAAAGCAAAAATCTAGCAATGTGACTGGCTAAGAAAGAATTCTGTGCAGTGACCAATTTTATATTTCACAAATTCTGCTAAGTGAGGATTTTCAGATGCAAAAAGAAAATCTGATTACACACACtagcccacattttcaaaagtaactagcgATTTTGGGTGACCAGCTTGAAACACCTGAATTTTAGAGGTTGCTCATCACTTCTTGAAAATCATGCCCCATTAAGATGTTTGTGATGCAGTTCTCCTCTGTAAGAGGTTTAACAGCCTCACAGGGACGGCCCTATGTTCACATTGTCTCAATGATTTCCATATCACATGTGCTAAGTGAAAAGATGGATTTTTCTCCTAGTCTTGCAAACTCAACCTGGGCTCCGAGTCCAGCTGGATTCCTTCCATCACAATCATACCCAGCACCGAGGCATCGCAGGACAAAGAAGGTCTGTGGCTACACCTGAACAATCTCAGTGCCTTTCAATTATGAGCCAAGAGAAACTTGTGCAAGCTTATTGTTTTACTGGGTTTGAACAAGTATAACTGATTGGAACTTGTCAAATAATTCAGTTGATGCACAAGGAGGAACAAAATCCAGTTACATCTATCTTAGCTGTGTTAGCTCTGCAGGGCTAACAAGAGTGAAGAGCTGGTCACTTTAGACCATGAGAGACCTGGTCTGcacctaaaaattagattgacccagctacatcacacagggctgtgaaaaatttcacaccctgtgTGATGTAATTAATCTAACCctacccccacacctcccaagtAGATGCAGCCAggatgatggaagaattcttctgactacctagctactgcctctcaagagGGTGggtttactacagcaatggaaaaatcccttctATAGCTGCAGCAACTATCTATGCCGTGTagttgcagctgtgctgcttgtAGGGTAGACACATACAGTTATGACAATGACTTTTCTTCAGAGTTTCACTTCAGAAGTGAAAGACAGCTTTCTATTTCACTGACAGTCCCTTACAGACAACATACTCAGTGCATTACGATTATGGATATGATTTTGTCACAGTAAAATTACGCAAAATTCACAGAGAAGTCAtagtaaaaatgtacaaaatcatGGTATGGTCAtggtggggctgaagcccgagctGAAGCAGTCAAAGAGATCTGctgaagtcacggaatctgtgatcAAATTATATCCTTAGTtatgactttttatttttgggcaaaaacaaacaaacttactTGGTGTTTTTTCAGCAGACAATGCATCACTTTCTTCCTCTTGCAAATTCCATGTAACCCTTTTCACAAGTGTTTTAGCTTTCAACACAGGACATTGAGGTACTGCCTCCGGCTCAGGCTTATTTACATCATTGGCTTTTTTATCTAATACAGGGCACTCATCATTAGCATCTTTCACACACACTGCAACTTTATTTTCAGATAAGCTTTGGGTTGGTGTTGCCTCACTTTCATCCTGCACAATAACTTCCTTCTCTTGAGGTGATTCTATTAGAGATGGACACTCTTCAACATCTGCTATTTTAGTTGCCGTCTCCTCCAGGTTCACACTATTTTGGCTACTAACCACAGCTGAATCAGTCCCATCTATTAATTCCTTCTCAAGGGAAGCATCTATACTGTCATGTGAAGCAAGAAAACTTGTGTTCTCTGGCAGCGGGAGGGCAGCTTCATTTGTAAATTCCTCAGAGATCTGCTCCATCTCTGCACTTTCTTGAGCATTTTCATGTTGTATAGCAGTCTCTCTCAGAGTCTCCTTTTCAGGTATGATGGCTGATTGGAGGTTTAAGGAAATGTCTTCTGGCACTGGCTCTTCCAGCTCTTGTTTCAAAGAATGACAATGTACAAAAACACTGGATACATTCTCATCTGACGATCTCTGATCCTTCTCTGGAGGAGAAAGCGAAGACCCCTCTTTTGGCTTGTGCTTTCTTTCCTTGGAGCGTGATCTAGATCGTGGCCTTTTCCCCCTAGATTTAGTGCTTTTGTGCTCCTTGGACCTCGATACAGAGGGTGACCTAGATCTCCATTTTCTCCTTTCCCGTGACCTGGATcttgatctctctctcccccttggcCTTGAGCTACCATCTTTTTTATCATATCTCTCATAGCTTTTGTCTCTCCTGTGCTTCCGCCTTTTAGTTCTCTCAGTGCTATTTGATCGGGAACGCTCTCTTCCTCTTGACCGAGAGCCAGATCGCCTTTTCTTTTTTCGGCTTTCATAAAACTCAAAAGAAGAACTGTCAGGACTCCCTGAGCGTGACCTGGATTTCTTTCTGTCCCTGGACCAGGAACCTTTTGCTTTTTTGTCTTTCGTTTtatcctttgctttcttttttttcgaTCGTTCATGACTACTGGAACGATCACTAGACGACCTCCTGTTCTTGGATTTCAATTTGTGCATTTTGCTGTAGTCCTCTTCAGCTGACCAAGAGGCGGACCTGGAGCTTCTTTCCTTCGAGCGTGTTCTCGACCTGGACCTTGATGGGATTCTCTTATGTTCTTTGAGGactgccttttttcttttcaattttttccGGCTTCGGGAGCTGGAGTTTGACCGGGATCGGGAATGTGACTCTCTCTCcatttgttctcttttatggatTTTTTCTTGCCCATCATTACTAGAGTGGCTATCTGACTCCAGCTTCACATTAGCTCTAGCTAGGTCTTCTGCATCAAAGAACACTCTAGGACTTTCTCTACTTTCTTCTTCTAAATACTCCAGGTTAGAAGTTCGTTTGACTGCAGATGAAGTACAGGGCCTGCTTTGAGATTCTTCCTCATCCATTTTCTCTTGTTCAGTATCGGAGATCTGTTCCACAATCCTCCCCTCTATTGTCACATCATCATGAGACTCTGTGTTACTTGATGGAACATCAGATGATTCAGCACCCGATCCAAAGATATTTTCTAATGTGTAAGGGGTAAAACGACGCACAGTTTGAAATGTTTGAATTCTGGGACTTTCAATCGAAATGGTTCTGGTGATGTTTGTTAGCGGCACTCCTGAGACAAGCCTTTCAGGACTGCTGTTTGTTGAACTTGAATCTGAGCCTGTTGGATCAAAGGGATCGTATAATATTTCGCTTTTGATCTGCTTTGGTTTTTTAATtgagaagagaggggaaggatTCTCTTTCTGTTGCACTTTGTTGTCTACAGGGCGGAAGGTATTACAAAACCCAGGATTAGACAGTCTGCTGGAATGCCCTGCATTTCCAGGGATATTAATCTTAAAGCTCTCAAAAGAAGAGCTTACACCTTTACTCCTTGATGACCCCAACAATGTTGTACTTCCATAGACACTTGTATTTGTGGAAAAAGAGCCTCCACTTGTGTGTGTCTGTTGTTGAGATTCCTTGGTATTTGACTTGTTGCTTTCCATCTTGCTCCCTTTTCCTGACTGATTAGTGCTCCCTTTGCCAGTCAGCTGGGTTATACAGGAATTGGGGATGTCACAGCTTTGGTTCCCTGAAGGTTCTGATTCTGAATGCCTGCTGACGATTTCCTTTTTAATCTTTGGTATCCTGGGAAGCTCAGAGATATCAATCCTCTTGGGAGCTGCTGGTTTTAGCAGCTGTCTCACAGCTACACTTTTTGAACTCAAATTAGAGTTACTGTTGAAGGGTTTCAAAGATGTGGAGCGAGAGGGCACTGCATGTTTAGAATCCCCATTAAATCTAGGCATTTCATCTGATTTTAGACCAGGTCTGCTCGGATTTGCCACACTGAGAGTCTGAACAGATCTAGGAGTCATTGAATATTCTAATCTAACAGCTGCTCTTCCAGTGG carries:
- the PHRF1 gene encoding PHD and RING finger domain-containing protein 1 isoform X1, which codes for MDDDSQDELINKNAALGKGKRSNLVLLSEAESNDGNSGDSEDDTGSEEEDGTDEDEAEEEEEEGEDEDLEDSEDEEEDDDYAEEEEMETAVAEATVSLKTTPQTNGGDISSDDDAENCPICLNTFRNQAVGTPESCAHYFCLDCIVEWSKNANSCPVDRILFKYICIRVRFGGDILKKIPVENTKAQDGNSGEDDPTFCEVCGRSDREDRLLLCDGCDAGYHMECLNPPLSEVPVDEWFCPACAPANAAVAAAETDHVSEEEVAALIADVTPTTSRLRLNVRTRAIARTRQSERVRATVNRNRITTAQQIQHVPRYLMSSLLDETIEAVAAGLSTAVYQRPLTPRAPTRQKRKTGRKTKAGKKRTRAKSSVGKKSSGTRIKRRKRRVKRRKGKKIRVKNDVTARSRIARTLGLGRPVRGASIPSVYKPIEPSLGLMRADIGAASLSVFGDPYELDPYDSNEEIPANPASPVSAKRRILSQSALRSHRPVARPISVGLSGRSVPVLIPDQETEAPPAPDLLGSILSGQSLLMMSGSDVVINRDGSLTAKRAVPSLQRNSLSDLRVEDGSGENLQPSTLHSGTTASSSSAEPSVSLGLNPHTRPTSSSLFSTSSSLSRFKKAVNPTQTTGRAAVRLEYSMTPRSVQTLSVANPSRPGLKSDEMPRFNGDSKHAVPSRSTSLKPFNSNSNLSSKSVAVRQLLKPAAPKRIDISELPRIPKIKKEIVSRHSESEPSGNQSCDIPNSCITQLTGKGSTNQSGKGSKMESNKSNTKESQQQTHTSGGSFSTNTSVYGSTTLLGSSRSKGVSSSFESFKINIPGNAGHSSRLSNPGFCNTFRPVDNKVQQKENPSPLFSIKKPKQIKSEILYDPFDPTGSDSSSTNSSPERLVSGVPLTNITRTISIESPRIQTFQTVRRFTPYTLENIFGSGAESSDVPSSNTESHDDVTIEGRIVEQISDTEQEKMDEEESQSRPCTSSAVKRTSNLEYLEEESRESPRVFFDAEDLARANVKLESDSHSSNDGQEKIHKREQMERESHSRSRSNSSSRSRKKLKRKKAVLKEHKRIPSRSRSRTRSKERSSRSASWSAEEDYSKMHKLKSKNRRSSSDRSSSHERSKKKKAKDKTKDKKAKGSWSRDRKKSRSRSGSPDSSSFEFYESRKKKRRSGSRSRGRERSRSNSTERTKRRKHRRDKSYERYDKKDGSSRPRGRERSRSRSRERRKWRSRSPSVSRSKEHKSTKSRGKRPRSRSRSKERKHKPKEGSSLSPPEKDQRSSDENVSSVFVHCHSLKQELEEPVPEDISLNLQSAIIPEKETLRETAIQHENAQESAEMEQISEEFTNEAALPLPENTSFLASHDSIDASLEKELIDGTDSAVVSSQNSVNLEETATKIADVEECPSLIESPQEKEVIVQDESEATPTQSLSENKVAVCVKDANDECPVLDKKANDVNKPEPEAVPQCPVLKAKTLVKRVTWNLQEEESDALSAEKTPRVPFYKLQRAKEGAWKAEDLSQTLNQVQLNEPPPTNYMIPEPMFPDLDSSQVYSQNIPLTPPLPSSLPPYAPVSQPTVQFIMQGSLPLLGCVAGQSLTPEPDSLATASEPGNQTASVGDVEEKIKAPKPPLDKTKNEEYMKKLHMQERAVEEVKLAIKPFYQKREITKEEYKDILRKAVQKICHSKSGEINPMKVANLVKAYVEKYKHMRKHKKTDTEEELHEMEN
- the PHRF1 gene encoding PHD and RING finger domain-containing protein 1 isoform X3 — encoded protein: MSSLLDETIEAVAAGLSTAVYQRPLTPRAPTRQKRKTGRKTKAGKKRTRAKSSVGKKSSGTRIKRRKRRVKRRKGKKIRVKNDVTARSRIARTLGLGRPVRGASIPSVYKPIEPSLGLMRADIGAASLSVFGDPYELDPYDSNEEIPANPASPVSAKRRILSQSALRSHRPVARPISVGLSGRSVPVLIPDQETEAPPAPDLLGSILSGQSLLMMSGSDVVINRDGSLTAKRAVPSLQRNSLSDLRVEDGSGENLQPSTLHSGTTASSSSAEPSVSLGLNPHTRPTSSSLFSTSSSLSRFKKAVNPTQTTGRAAVRLEYSMTPRSVQTLSVANPSRPGLKSDEMPRFNGDSKHAVPSRSTSLKPFNSNSNLSSKSVAVRQLLKPAAPKRIDISELPRIPKIKKEIVSRHSESEPSGNQSCDIPNSCITQLTGKGSTNQSGKGSKMESNKSNTKESQQQTHTSGGSFSTNTSVYGSTTLLGSSRSKGVSSSFESFKINIPGNAGHSSRLSNPGFCNTFRPVDNKVQQKENPSPLFSIKKPKQIKSEILYDPFDPTGSDSSSTNSSPERLVSGVPLTNITRTISIESPRIQTFQTVRRFTPYTLENIFGSGAESSDVPSSNTESHDDVTIEGRIVEQISDTEQEKMDEEESQSRPCTSSAVKRTSNLEYLEEESRESPRVFFDAEDLARANVKLESDSHSSNDGQEKIHKREQMERESHSRSRSNSSSRSRKKLKRKKAVLKEHKRIPSRSRSRTRSKERSSRSASWSAEEDYSKMHKLKSKNRRSSSDRSSSHERSKKKKAKDKTKDKKAKGSWSRDRKKSRSRSGSPDSSSFEFYESRKKKRRSGSRSRGRERSRSNSTERTKRRKHRRDKSYERYDKKDGSSRPRGRERSRSRSRERRKWRSRSPSVSRSKEHKSTKSRGKRPRSRSRSKERKHKPKEGSSLSPPEKDQRSSDENVSSVFVHCHSLKQELEEPVPEDISLNLQSAIIPEKETLRETAIQHENAQESAEMEQISEEFTNEAALPLPENTSFLASHDSIDASLEKELIDGTDSAVVSSQNSVNLEETATKIADVEECPSLIESPQEKEVIVQDESEATPTQSLSENKVAVCVKDANDECPVLDKKANDVNKPEPEAVPQCPVLKAKTLVKRVTWNLQEEESDALSAEKTPRVPFYKLQRAKEGAWKAEDLSQTLNQVQLNEPPPTNYMIPEPMFPDLDSSQVYSQNIPLTPPLPSSLPPYAPVSQPTVQFIMQGSLPLLGCVAGQSLTPEPDSLATASEPGNQTASVGDVEEKIKAPKPPLDKTKNEEYMKKLHMQERAVEEVKLAIKPFYQKREITKEEYKDILRKAVQKICHSKSGEINPMKVANLVKAYVEKYKHMRKHKKTDTEEELHEMEN
- the PHRF1 gene encoding PHD and RING finger domain-containing protein 1 isoform X2 codes for the protein MDDDSQDELINKNAALGKGKRSNLVLLSEAESNDGNSGDSEDDTGSEEEDGTDEDEAEEEEEEGEDEDLEDSEDEEEDDDYAEEEEMETAVAEATVSLKTTPQTNGGDISSDDDAENCPICLNTFRNQAVGTPESCAHYFCLDCIVEWSKNANSCPVDRILFKYICIRVRFGGDILKKIPVENTKAQDGNSGEDDPTFCEVCGRSDREDRLLLCDGCDAGYHMECLNPPLSEVPVDEWFCPACAPANAAVAAAETDHVSEEEVAALIADVTPTTSRLRLNVRTRAIARTRQSERVRATVNRNRITTAQQIQHVPRYLMSSLLDETIEAVAAGLSTAVYQRPLTPRAPTRQKRKTGRKTKAGKKRTRAKSSVGKKSSGTRIKRRKRRVKRRKGKKIRVKNDVTARSRIARTLGLGRPVRGASIPSVYKPIEPSLGLMRADIGAASLSVFGDPYELDPYDSNEEIPANPASPVSAKRRILSQSALRSHRPVARPISVGLSGRSVPVLIPDQETEAPPAPDLLGSILSGQSLLMMSGSDVVINRDGSLTAKRAVPSLQRNSLSDLRVEDGSGENLQPSTLHSGTTASSSSAEPSVSLGLNPHTRPTSSSLFSTSSSLSRFKKAVNPTQTTGRAAVRLEYSMTPRSVQTLSVANPSRPGLKSDEMPRFNGDSKHAVPSRSTSLKPFNSNSNLSSKSVAVRQLLKPAAPKRIDISELPRIPKIKKEIVSRHSESEPSGNQSCDIPNSCITQLTGKGSTNQSGKGSKMESNKSNTKESQQQTHTSGGSFSTNTSVYGSTTLLGSSRSKGVSSSFESFKINIPGNAGHSSRLSNPGFCNTFRPVDNKVQQKENPSPLFSIKKPKQIKSEILYDPFDPTGSDSSSTNSSPERLVSGVPLTNITRTISIESPRIQTFQTVRRFTPYTLENIFGSGAESSDVPSSNTESHDDVTIEGRIVEQISDTEQEKMDEEESQSRPCTSSAVKRTSNLEYLEEESRESPRVFFDAEDLARANVKLESDSHSSNDGQEKIHKREQMERESHSRSRSNSSSRSRKKLKRKKAVLKEHKRIPSRSRSRTRSKERSSRSASWSAEEDYSKMHKLKSKNRRSSSDRSSSHERSKKKKAKDKTKDKKAKGSWSRDRKKSRSRSGSPDSSSFEFYESRKKKRRSGSRSRGRERSRSNSTERTKRRKHRRDKSYERYDKKDGSSRPRGRERSRSRSRERRKWRSRSPSVSRSKEHKSTKSRGKRPRSRSRSKERKHKPKEGSSLSPPEKDQRSSDENVSSVFVHCHSLKQELEEPVPEDISLNLQSAIIPEKETLRETAIQHENAQESAEMEQISEEFTNEAALPLPENTSFLASHDSIDASLEKELIDGTDSAVVSSQNSVNLEETATKIADVEECPSLIESPQEKEVIVQDESEATPTQSLSENKVAVCVKDANDECPVLDKKANDVNKPEPEAVPQCPVLKAKTLVKRVTWNLQEEESDALSAEKTPRVPFYKLQRAKEGAWKAEDLSQTLNQVYSQNIPLTPPLPSSLPPYAPVSQPTVQFIMQGSLPLLGCVAGQSLTPEPDSLATASEPGNQTASVGDVEEKIKAPKPPLDKTKNEEYMKKLHMQERAVEEVKLAIKPFYQKREITKEEYKDILRKAVQKICHSKSGEINPMKVANLVKAYVEKYKHMRKHKKTDTEEELHEMEN